In the Flagellimonas sp. HMM57 genome, one interval contains:
- a CDS encoding bifunctional 2-polyprenyl-6-hydroxyphenol methylase/3-demethylubiquinol 3-O-methyltransferase UbiG gives MNSKQLISRNIELFYNKASEETRLDKGMGVFEFERIKSLIEKYIPSSNCKIIDVGGGTGKYSEWLSKKGHEVHLIEPIPKHIQIAQNRANKLKNRFSVNLGKAQELNLPNNFADIVILHGPLYHLQESKERAKAISEAKRVIKKDGIILGFAISYTASTLAGLLNGLIHKIPFFKMCKEELTTGIHNPPDDFPWLLAEAFYHKPGELKTEFLQQGLTHINTYAVEGMAWLDKDYFSSMSSVRKKENLMQLVQTTENDEYLLPFSPHIMIVVKK, from the coding sequence ATGAACAGTAAACAGTTAATAAGTAGAAATATTGAACTTTTCTACAATAAGGCATCCGAAGAAACCAGATTGGACAAAGGTATGGGCGTCTTTGAATTTGAAAGGATTAAGTCATTGATCGAGAAATATATCCCATCTTCCAATTGCAAAATAATCGATGTTGGGGGTGGCACTGGAAAATACTCCGAATGGCTCTCAAAAAAAGGCCATGAGGTTCATTTGATAGAACCTATACCCAAGCATATCCAAATAGCTCAAAACAGAGCGAATAAATTAAAGAACAGGTTTTCAGTAAATCTAGGTAAAGCACAGGAGCTAAACCTCCCCAATAACTTTGCCGATATTGTAATCTTGCATGGACCACTTTATCATCTTCAGGAAAGCAAAGAACGTGCAAAAGCCATAAGCGAAGCCAAACGCGTTATAAAAAAGGATGGAATCATATTAGGTTTTGCCATTAGTTACACTGCTTCCACTTTGGCAGGTCTGTTGAACGGACTTATACATAAAATTCCATTTTTTAAGATGTGCAAAGAAGAACTTACAACGGGAATCCACAATCCACCCGATGACTTTCCATGGCTTTTGGCCGAAGCTTTTTACCACAAACCGGGAGAACTCAAAACAGAATTTTTACAACAAGGACTAACTCACATTAACACCTATGCTGTTGAAGGGATGGCTTGGTTGGATAAAGATTATTTTTCGAGCATGAGCAGTGTACGCAAAAAAGAAAATCTTATGCAACTTGTCCAAACTACCGAAAACGATGAATATCTTCTCCCTTTTAGCCCGCATATAATGATTGTCGTAAAAAAATAA
- a CDS encoding polysaccharide deacetylase family protein has protein sequence MLLIYTHKITNRLTYTAKQIFEKILGVEITFTTKVEDFIKHSGPKITYSKQPLQNEFFVRSNDLLFEQGINDLEIKMSDWEGIPCFFATGEKSSIPYDIFSASFFLLSRYEEYLPHVKDSVGRFPAKESLAYQHKFLELPVVDLWAYKLMAALKQRFPDINNTQRAYKFTSIINVTTSHSYAYRGWTRSLGGFFLDLGSLKLKSLVYRVSVLLGLKKDPYDNFDELIRIHKKFPIKTMFFFQFAKYSAHDKNISPNNNKFGYLIKSVADYSVVSLSTSFLSSMDKVVLKEEKRQLSNLINRPINYSRLRYNKVNVPTTYRNLIEAEFNEDFSMGYTHEIGFRAGTCTPFGFYDINMEAKQPLKIHPFAIHDYALVNYRNDSEIFEIMDRIYRQIKQVNGNFTAIFSNELLGGNHKLNWLKLYQSFLKRYYV, from the coding sequence ATGTTATTGATATACACACATAAAATCACGAATCGGTTAACCTATACGGCGAAGCAGATTTTCGAAAAGATTTTAGGTGTAGAAATAACATTTACAACTAAAGTTGAAGATTTTATAAAGCATTCGGGCCCTAAAATTACATATTCCAAACAACCTTTGCAGAACGAGTTTTTTGTTCGCAGCAACGACCTCTTGTTTGAACAGGGCATAAACGATTTGGAAATCAAAATGTCTGATTGGGAAGGCATTCCATGTTTTTTTGCTACAGGTGAGAAAAGTTCCATTCCCTATGATATTTTCTCGGCAAGTTTTTTTCTGTTAAGTCGATATGAGGAATATCTTCCCCATGTAAAAGATAGTGTAGGGAGGTTTCCGGCAAAAGAGAGTTTAGCATATCAACATAAGTTTCTTGAGTTACCCGTTGTGGACCTTTGGGCCTATAAATTAATGGCCGCCTTAAAGCAAAGGTTTCCAGATATCAATAATACCCAAAGGGCATACAAGTTTACATCCATAATAAATGTGACGACTTCACACAGTTATGCATATCGTGGTTGGACCAGAAGTTTGGGAGGATTCTTTTTGGATTTAGGAAGTTTAAAACTGAAAAGCTTGGTGTACAGGGTGTCCGTTCTTTTGGGCTTAAAAAAAGATCCATATGACAACTTTGACGAATTGATCAGGATTCATAAAAAGTTCCCTATAAAGACGATGTTTTTCTTTCAGTTTGCAAAATATTCTGCGCACGATAAAAATATTTCACCCAATAATAACAAGTTTGGGTACCTTATAAAGTCGGTTGCGGATTATAGTGTGGTTTCCTTGAGCACTTCATTTCTATCATCTATGGACAAAGTGGTTTTGAAAGAAGAAAAAAGACAACTTAGCAATTTAATCAATAGACCTATAAACTATTCAAGACTACGATATAATAAAGTCAACGTTCCAACTACATATCGCAATCTTATAGAAGCGGAATTTAACGAGGACTTTTCTATGGGATACACCCATGAGATTGGTTTTAGAGCCGGTACCTGCACACCTTTCGGTTTTTATGATATTAATATGGAAGCAAAACAGCCGCTTAAAATCCATCCCTTTGCTATACATGACTATGCACTTGTCAATTACAGAAATGATTCAGAAATTTTTGAAATAATGGATAGAATCTATAGGCAAATCAAACAGGTAAACGGAAATTTCACAGCTATTTTTTCCAATGAATTGTTGGGGGGCAATCATAAATTGAATTGGTTGAAACTCTATCAATCTTTTTTAAAGCGATACTATGTTTAA
- the radC gene encoding DNA repair protein RadC, which translates to MQEKTVSFSIKNWADDDKPREKLVQKGRSALSDAELIAILIGSGNKEESAVQLSKRILASVNHNLNELGKLSVNQLMHFKGIGEAKAVTIAAALEMGRRRRGEEGEKVSKVCSSKDVFELLHPLVGDLEHEEFWVVYLNNSNKVIHKSQLSKGGITGTLVDVRLVMKRALELGAVGIILAHNHPSGTVRPSSADKQITQKLKMASEALDIKILDHLILAEQDYFSFADQGIL; encoded by the coding sequence ATGCAAGAAAAGACTGTTTCCTTTTCCATTAAAAATTGGGCAGATGACGATAAACCAAGAGAGAAATTGGTTCAAAAAGGACGTTCGGCACTTTCAGATGCTGAACTTATTGCAATTTTGATAGGGTCTGGAAATAAGGAAGAGAGCGCAGTACAGCTTTCAAAGCGTATTCTTGCTTCCGTAAACCACAACTTGAACGAACTAGGTAAGCTCTCAGTAAATCAGCTCATGCATTTTAAAGGTATTGGAGAGGCAAAAGCAGTGACCATTGCCGCAGCTTTGGAAATGGGGCGTAGAAGAAGGGGAGAGGAAGGTGAGAAGGTTTCCAAAGTTTGTAGTAGTAAAGATGTTTTTGAGCTTTTACATCCATTGGTTGGAGATTTGGAACATGAAGAATTCTGGGTGGTCTATCTTAATAACTCTAACAAGGTGATTCATAAATCTCAATTGAGTAAAGGTGGTATTACGGGAACTTTGGTTGATGTAAGGTTAGTAATGAAGCGGGCATTGGAGCTAGGTGCGGTTGGGATAATACTTGCGCACAATCATCCATCCGGTACAGTGAGGCCAAGTTCGGCAGATAAACAGATTACCCAAAAACTTAAGATGGCTTCTGAAGCTCTGGACATAAAAATATTAGACCACCTTATTTTGGCGGAACAGGACTATTTTAGTTTTGCAGACCAAGGAATACTTTAG
- a CDS encoding type IX secretion system membrane protein PorP/SprF, whose protein sequence is MKKLYIALLFLLCSLGIKSQQDPQYTQYMYNMSIINPAYTTNETGMINFGTLFRSQWQNAEGAPETLTFFAHAPLSDKVETGISLITDNIGDGVLKENNVYVDFAYILKLNADSNLSLGLKGGITNFETNFTGFRLPEFQDDAAFNENVNSIFPNVGVGAFYTRPNFYAGVSAPNLLTSKHLENRDGINRIGSEEIHLFFTSGYIYELNPNLKIKPSIMTKMVAGSPISLDTSVNVLFNNRFEGGLSYRLEDAVSAMFNISVVPAIRIGYAYDYTLSNLGSFNAGSHEIFALFDLDLLGLKKGYDKSPRFY, encoded by the coding sequence ATGAAAAAACTATATATAGCACTCTTATTTTTATTGTGTTCGCTGGGAATAAAATCACAGCAAGATCCTCAGTACACGCAGTACATGTATAACATGAGCATTATTAATCCCGCATATACGACCAATGAAACGGGAATGATAAATTTTGGAACCCTTTTTCGTTCGCAATGGCAAAATGCAGAGGGCGCACCCGAGACACTTACATTTTTTGCCCATGCACCTTTGAGTGATAAAGTTGAGACAGGAATATCCCTTATAACGGACAATATTGGTGATGGTGTTTTAAAAGAGAACAATGTTTATGTTGATTTTGCCTATATCTTAAAGTTGAATGCTGATAGTAACCTATCCTTGGGACTTAAGGGAGGGATTACAAATTTTGAAACCAATTTTACTGGTTTTAGGTTGCCCGAGTTTCAAGATGATGCAGCATTCAACGAAAATGTCAATAGTATTTTCCCCAATGTTGGCGTTGGTGCTTTTTACACAAGGCCCAATTTTTATGCCGGAGTATCCGCACCTAATTTATTGACTTCAAAACATCTTGAAAATCGGGATGGAATAAATAGGATAGGTTCAGAAGAAATACACCTTTTCTTCACCTCTGGTTACATCTACGAATTGAATCCAAATTTGAAAATAAAGCCATCCATCATGACAAAAATGGTTGCAGGCTCTCCTATTTCGTTGGATACTTCAGTGAATGTTTTGTTCAATAACAGATTCGAAGGTGGACTGTCCTATAGATTGGAAGATGCAGTGAGTGCCATGTTCAACATATCCGTTGTACCTGCAATACGTATTGGATATGCCTATGATTATACGCTATCCAACTTGGGAAGTTTCAATGCAGGGTCCCATGAAATTTTTGCACTCTTTGACCTTGACCTTTTAGGTCTGAAAAAAGGATATGATAAATCTCCTAGATTTTATTAA
- a CDS encoding gliding motility-associated C-terminal domain-containing protein: protein MGFRTTFIKHLFAFSIGFLATVSVAYSQCAGSDNTVTVCDKHDDIANRTFDLFANLNGLPVVGGVWSTTDPANFFALDMNTGIVDLWQINNYGVHEFTYTNNNCGESAVVTINLGGYAGEDNIDGSANACSENPAVNLFGFLGSNVNGKIPDFNGVWTEVAPTGFLNNNFFNALLAGPGEYTFTYTVPDVDICTSKQSTVILEIHPAADPGQPIDLVVCTNEDLSSYTNLDLNSLLVGEDPNGTWSEGVTNQIDDLTDSVINVEEINTNFGYGTYIFTYSVFPSHPVCSIQFTRVEIIILPVLEGNLTAPNYCLGEPYDVTITYDQSILPDDQYDIAYTVTSSNGISNAAITVELNNGTGTFTISPDAVPINEFVELDIVGITDPDPEEFVCPNINVPQVLFLVSDPMASSATICPDTDATIQLDNILDIAGNLSNETYNIDYTITNPDNSTTDLIAQNIDFSNGSATFDIPSANFDTDGNYNVAIEVTGSFLIDCMLSTTVEVLPTPEEIDLAIVVDNNCDATAIDVLVNAPALSDGSYTIDYEVVEQNSMTVLTDNTINFTGGSAEYEIDISTLADGNYTVNLTSTQDDTTPCRTVFDFELQENFSIGGTPEVIEAVPEQFFCLNDGNPTLENISVSASGALSFFETNTDDVPLPLNTPLVDGEDYFILSTNPDNNCISSSRIRVQVAFVTADVPTINNAMPILCGSDNLTLADLDVNSTNGGSILWYTSATGGTLIDSNQVIVDGQSYFAVEQLNGFCESDMRLELIPTVINPPSPDLSATELSLCGLDNPTVAELINLENIIDAEVEWFISEEGGEVLSSSELLIDDTTYYAQSYDPETGCINPNRIPVTVDLNNCDPDAYDFFIPDGFSPNSDGRNDTFFIPNIETIFPDFTLEIFNRYGNSLFKGDADNPAWDGSEGGRNTAPNGVYFYVIEFNRDGFEPKQGRLYLSQ from the coding sequence ATGGGGTTTAGAACTACTTTTATCAAACATCTATTTGCATTTTCCATTGGCTTTTTAGCCACTGTTTCCGTTGCATATTCTCAATGCGCAGGTTCAGACAATACCGTTACTGTTTGTGATAAACACGACGATATAGCCAATAGAACTTTCGACCTGTTCGCAAATTTAAATGGACTGCCTGTCGTTGGTGGTGTATGGTCTACAACAGACCCTGCCAATTTTTTTGCGTTGGACATGAACACGGGTATTGTGGACTTGTGGCAAATCAACAATTATGGCGTTCATGAGTTTACATACACCAACAATAACTGTGGCGAATCTGCCGTGGTTACCATTAACCTGGGCGGATATGCCGGTGAGGACAATATAGATGGTAGTGCCAATGCTTGCAGTGAAAACCCGGCAGTCAATCTTTTTGGTTTTCTTGGTAGTAATGTCAATGGAAAAATCCCCGATTTTAATGGGGTATGGACAGAGGTTGCGCCTACAGGTTTTCTGAACAACAATTTCTTCAATGCCCTTTTGGCAGGACCAGGAGAATATACCTTTACCTATACCGTACCAGATGTAGATATATGCACGAGCAAACAATCCACTGTTATTCTAGAGATTCATCCAGCTGCAGATCCCGGACAACCAATAGATTTAGTGGTATGTACCAACGAAGACTTATCAAGTTACACCAACCTTGACCTGAACAGTTTACTGGTTGGCGAAGATCCCAATGGAACTTGGTCCGAAGGTGTGACCAACCAAATAGATGATTTAACAGATAGTGTTATAAATGTAGAGGAAATCAATACTAATTTTGGTTATGGCACTTATATTTTTACCTATTCGGTCTTTCCATCTCATCCTGTTTGTTCCATACAGTTTACCAGGGTAGAAATTATTATACTGCCTGTGCTTGAAGGAAACTTGACGGCTCCGAACTACTGTTTGGGGGAGCCCTATGACGTCACCATTACTTATGACCAATCCATTTTACCCGACGATCAATATGATATTGCATACACCGTTACCAGCAGCAATGGCATTAGCAATGCCGCTATAACCGTTGAATTGAACAATGGAACAGGAACATTTACCATTTCACCGGATGCAGTTCCTATCAACGAATTTGTGGAATTGGATATCGTAGGGATTACAGATCCTGACCCTGAAGAATTTGTATGCCCCAATATTAATGTGCCGCAGGTACTTTTTCTGGTCTCCGATCCTATGGCCTCATCAGCGACTATTTGTCCTGATACAGACGCTACTATCCAACTGGATAATATATTGGATATTGCTGGAAACCTTTCCAACGAAACCTATAACATTGATTATACCATAACAAATCCCGATAATTCCACCACCGACCTTATTGCACAGAACATTGATTTTTCCAATGGATCCGCAACTTTTGATATTCCTTCAGCCAACTTTGATACTGATGGTAATTACAATGTCGCTATCGAAGTAACCGGGAGTTTTCTCATAGACTGCATGCTAAGCACAACTGTTGAGGTGCTACCAACCCCAGAAGAAATAGATTTAGCCATAGTGGTGGACAACAATTGTGATGCCACTGCCATCGATGTATTGGTAAACGCACCAGCACTATCTGACGGAAGCTATACCATAGACTATGAGGTTGTTGAACAAAACTCAATGACCGTACTAACAGACAATACAATAAACTTTACAGGAGGGTCTGCCGAATATGAAATAGACATCTCTACCTTGGCCGATGGAAACTATACCGTTAACCTAACAAGCACTCAAGATGATACTACGCCTTGCCGGACAGTGTTCGATTTTGAGCTTCAAGAAAACTTTTCCATTGGCGGAACACCTGAAGTTATCGAAGCTGTACCTGAGCAATTTTTCTGTCTAAATGATGGAAACCCGACCTTGGAAAATATTTCAGTCAGTGCTTCTGGAGCACTTTCCTTTTTTGAAACCAATACCGATGATGTGCCCCTACCTTTGAACACACCTCTGGTAGATGGGGAAGATTATTTTATTTTAAGCACCAATCCAGACAATAATTGTATAAGCTCCTCCAGAATACGGGTTCAGGTTGCTTTCGTAACAGCTGATGTTCCAACTATCAACAACGCAATGCCAATTCTGTGTGGTTCTGATAATCTGACCTTAGCTGATTTGGATGTCAATTCAACAAACGGTGGAAGTATTTTATGGTACACTTCGGCTACGGGCGGAACTTTGATAGATTCCAATCAAGTTATTGTGGACGGACAGTCCTATTTTGCCGTAGAGCAATTGAACGGATTCTGTGAAAGTGATATGCGATTGGAATTGATTCCTACAGTGATAAACCCTCCATCACCAGATTTAAGCGCAACAGAATTATCGTTGTGTGGATTGGACAATCCAACTGTTGCAGAACTCATCAATTTGGAAAACATAATAGATGCCGAAGTTGAATGGTTTATTTCGGAAGAAGGTGGCGAAGTCCTATCTAGTTCAGAACTTCTGATTGATGATACTACGTACTATGCCCAAAGCTATGACCCCGAAACAGGCTGTATCAATCCAAATAGGATTCCAGTTACAGTAGACTTGAACAATTGTGATCCAGATGCATACGATTTCTTCATCCCCGATGGATTTTCACCAAATAGTGACGGTAGAAACGACACCTTTTTTATACCTAATATAGAAACCATTTTCCCTGACTTCACGTTGGAAATCTTTAACCGCTACGGAAATTCCCTCTTTAAAGGAGATGCGGATAATCCTGCATGGGACGGTTCGGAAGGTGGAAGAAATACGGCTCCCAATGGGGTATACTTCTACGTCATAGAGTTTAACCGTGATGGTTTCGAACCAAAACAAGGTAGATTATATCTCAGCCAATAA
- a CDS encoding DUF3592 domain-containing protein: MKYIYLIILLFSYLIGYSQNDDWVETEGKITEITFHRGKKTRETATIAFKLEDGSEQIGITELFRVPFLGSMKSEGDTISIKYRKSNPVLVETKFGNLLSTYGMYILIFLGVLLSAKTLLSKKNTVNTGSGLNS; this comes from the coding sequence ATGAAATACATATACTTAATAATACTCTTGTTTTCCTATCTTATTGGTTATAGCCAAAATGATGATTGGGTCGAAACCGAAGGAAAAATTACCGAGATTACTTTTCATAGAGGAAAAAAAACTAGAGAAACGGCCACTATAGCATTTAAATTGGAAGATGGTAGTGAACAAATTGGTATTACCGAACTTTTTAGAGTTCCTTTCCTTGGAAGTATGAAATCTGAAGGAGATACCATTTCCATAAAATACAGAAAAAGTAATCCTGTATTGGTAGAAACCAAGTTTGGCAATCTCCTTTCCACCTACGGAATGTATATTCTGATTTTTTTGGGTGTTCTATTATCTGCTAAAACTTTACTTAGCAAGAAAAATACTGTGAACACTGGTTCTGGGTTGAATTCTTAA
- a CDS encoding toxin-antitoxin system YwqK family antitoxin → MFKSDKLILTQIVLILMGNSIVAQKYLTWYEVEKQQFGREIFFKDNTNNLLEGHYKISDERGNYSDLNFLKGKKHGKSTEYDYKDRILKTMSYEDGIANGTFTTYHQNGEVQKQGLFLTGEEEGEWKTFNDTGELMTLENYKNGLKNGKWTKRLYYSNQNASGIRTEFYKNNEPTGHWKEKYEDGTLIWERDHTSNDSYVQKEYFPNGKLHFLKQLKDGKLDGDKLEYNQDGVLLMRMKFVEDQLLLSELFYENEAKKEIQHYEHGKKNGLYELYHENGTKILSGNYMDGYKNGIWKNFDLDNGTIVEKTTFKNNVKNGLYIKYSEAERPSHKGNYLNGAKDGKWEFYNLAGKPIKEIIYQRGKVISKIEYGN, encoded by the coding sequence ATGTTCAAATCCGATAAATTAATTCTCACTCAAATAGTATTGATTTTGATGGGAAATTCAATCGTTGCCCAAAAGTATCTTACCTGGTACGAGGTGGAAAAGCAACAATTTGGAAGAGAAATTTTCTTTAAAGACAATACGAACAATTTACTTGAAGGTCACTATAAGATTTCTGACGAACGAGGGAATTATTCTGATTTGAACTTCTTGAAGGGAAAGAAGCACGGAAAATCTACAGAATACGATTATAAAGATCGTATTTTAAAGACAATGAGTTATGAGGATGGGATTGCAAACGGAACGTTCACTACTTACCACCAAAATGGCGAAGTACAAAAACAAGGGCTTTTTTTAACAGGAGAAGAAGAAGGGGAATGGAAAACGTTCAATGATACGGGTGAATTAATGACTCTTGAAAATTACAAGAATGGACTGAAAAACGGTAAATGGACAAAGAGACTGTATTACAGTAATCAAAATGCTTCAGGAATTAGAACCGAGTTTTATAAAAACAATGAACCCACTGGTCATTGGAAAGAAAAATATGAGGATGGAACGTTAATTTGGGAAAGAGACCATACCTCAAACGACAGCTATGTACAAAAGGAGTATTTTCCAAATGGAAAACTTCACTTTCTTAAACAGCTGAAAGATGGAAAGCTTGATGGGGATAAATTGGAATATAATCAAGATGGGGTATTATTGATGAGAATGAAGTTTGTGGAAGACCAATTACTACTCAGCGAATTGTTTTATGAAAATGAAGCCAAGAAAGAGATTCAACATTACGAGCATGGTAAAAAGAACGGTCTTTATGAGCTATACCACGAAAACGGAACAAAAATTTTATCTGGCAACTATATGGACGGTTACAAGAATGGTATTTGGAAGAACTTTGACTTAGACAATGGAACAATCGTAGAAAAAACCACTTTTAAAAATAACGTTAAGAACGGATTATATATCAAGTACAGTGAAGCCGAGAGGCCTTCCCACAAAGGCAATTATCTGAATGGCGCTAAAGATGGCAAATGGGAATTCTATAATCTGGCAGGAAAACCCATTAAAGAAATCATATATCAAAGAGGCAAAGTAATATCCAAGATAGAATATGGAAACTGA
- a CDS encoding OmpA family protein, whose amino-acid sequence MKKLIFFLTIGLSLHPMLAQQELERANTYFERAFYSDAIPLYEKALSSNRSQQVLKNLADSYYRTFDMHSAARWYKTVTSRSGNAIDVSYYFKLNQSLKAIGKYDEADNALREYYIGLNDSLAIEKLNRDIQYLENISAIGNRFTIENLALNTKTSEFGAAKIDSNLLYTASRKNSDKAKKLYRWNNQNYLDIYSHPLDKIDQKDNFSKGLSPNINTKMHEGSFAITKDRKTLYFTRNNFNKGKKKTDSKKITNLKIYSAEWSGTEWINITALPFNDDGFSSEHPALNKDETQLYFASDRPGGYGSFDLYKVSILSDGLFGNPINLGATINTDKKEQFPHLDTENNLYFASNGHPGFGLLDIFISKYDAGTYGQPDNLGLPVNSGYDDFSISFHSDKEGFFSSNRPSGKGSDDIYSFIETKPLLIEDCGQFIAGTLTDITTNEPIPNGTIRLLDGDGKMIKEVLTDQNAAFKFDISCASFFTVHGSQNGYKDNNKTIRSSKERKKTFDGSLQLLSLKEIEKQQQAEAEKEKEKQLLQEKKAKEEAEKRKKKKIAEAIKKEDAVVKEKNRTIIKTKEIHFDYSLWYLRRESRERLKVVLDVMQKNPNMTIEIGSHTDIRGRASYNKQLSQKRADSVKEYLVSKGIDENRVIAKGYGESQPIVKCETVDACTEEDHEWNRRCEFVIVNWE is encoded by the coding sequence ATGAAAAAACTTATCTTCTTCCTCACCATCGGTTTAAGTTTGCATCCAATGCTTGCACAACAAGAATTGGAGCGCGCCAACACCTATTTTGAAAGAGCATTTTATAGCGATGCCATTCCGTTGTACGAAAAAGCATTATCCAGCAATAGAAGCCAACAGGTCTTAAAGAATTTGGCAGACTCCTATTATCGTACATTCGATATGCACTCGGCTGCAAGATGGTACAAAACTGTTACTTCCAGATCTGGAAATGCCATTGATGTTTCTTATTATTTCAAACTTAACCAGTCCTTAAAAGCTATTGGAAAGTATGATGAAGCAGACAATGCATTAAGGGAGTATTATATAGGATTAAACGACTCATTAGCAATCGAAAAGCTAAACAGAGACATTCAATATTTAGAAAACATAAGTGCAATTGGTAACCGTTTTACGATAGAGAACCTTGCCTTAAACACTAAGACATCCGAATTTGGGGCAGCCAAAATAGATTCCAACCTGCTTTACACAGCTTCAAGGAAAAACAGCGACAAGGCTAAAAAACTGTACCGATGGAACAATCAAAACTATCTGGATATTTACTCACATCCACTGGACAAAATAGACCAGAAAGATAATTTTAGTAAAGGTCTTTCTCCCAACATCAACACCAAAATGCACGAGGGTTCCTTTGCAATTACCAAAGACCGAAAGACGCTATATTTTACTAGAAATAATTTCAATAAGGGCAAGAAAAAAACAGATTCCAAAAAAATCACCAACTTAAAGATTTACAGCGCAGAATGGTCTGGTACGGAATGGATAAATATTACCGCATTACCATTTAATGACGATGGTTTTTCTTCGGAACACCCAGCATTGAACAAAGACGAAACACAGCTTTATTTTGCTTCGGACCGTCCAGGTGGTTATGGCTCATTTGACCTTTATAAAGTATCCATACTTTCAGATGGACTTTTTGGGAACCCAATAAATTTGGGAGCAACAATAAACACGGATAAAAAGGAGCAGTTTCCGCATTTGGACACGGAGAACAATCTCTACTTTGCTTCAAATGGGCATCCGGGCTTTGGTCTTTTGGATATCTTCATTTCAAAATATGACGCTGGAACTTACGGTCAACCAGACAATTTAGGTTTGCCCGTCAATAGTGGTTATGATGATTTTTCCATTTCATTTCATTCCGACAAGGAAGGTTTTTTCTCATCCAACCGCCCCTCGGGAAAAGGTAGCGATGACATTTATTCCTTTATTGAAACCAAACCTCTTTTAATCGAAGATTGCGGTCAGTTCATTGCTGGTACACTTACCGATATAACAACTAACGAACCTATCCCAAACGGGACAATACGATTATTGGACGGTGATGGCAAAATGATAAAAGAAGTATTGACCGATCAAAATGCAGCATTTAAGTTTGATATTTCCTGCGCTTCCTTTTTTACAGTACACGGAAGTCAAAACGGATACAAAGACAACAACAAAACTATACGAAGCAGCAAGGAACGCAAAAAAACTTTTGATGGGTCACTGCAACTGCTCTCCTTAAAAGAAATTGAAAAGCAACAACAAGCAGAAGCGGAAAAAGAAAAAGAAAAACAGCTGTTACAAGAAAAGAAGGCAAAAGAAGAAGCAGAAAAAAGAAAGAAGAAAAAGATAGCGGAGGCAATCAAAAAAGAGGATGCCGTAGTCAAAGAGAAAAACAGAACAATAATCAAAACCAAGGAAATCCATTTTGATTATAGCCTTTGGTACCTTAGAAGAGAATCCAGAGAGCGTCTGAAAGTAGTGCTGGACGTGATGCAAAAAAATCCAAATATGACCATAGAGATCGGTAGCCATACAGATATTCGAGGTAGAGCTAGCTATAACAAACAATTATCTCAAAAGCGGGCGGATTCGGTCAAGGAATATTTGGTAAGCAAGGGAATTGATGAAAATAGGGTAATCGCAAAAGGTTATGGAGAATCCCAACCTATCGTAAAGTGTGAAACCGTGGATGCCTGTACCGAAGAAGACCACGAATGGAACAGAAGGTGTGAATTTGTGATCGTAAATTGGGAATAA
- a CDS encoding DUF1569 domain-containing protein: MKSLLEIDTFTEVIERIEKLNESTNAEWGKMQVAQMLCHCQFPLNLALGNYKMKKPNPVMKLLYQSFKKSMYNDKLWKQGLPTPKPFKVENVKEFGPEKEKLVSLVNEFHQQKDKTSWEPHPAFGAFTPKQWGQMQYKHLDHHLRQFGV, translated from the coding sequence ATGAAATCTCTTCTTGAAATTGACACATTTACGGAAGTCATTGAACGTATTGAAAAGTTAAACGAATCCACCAATGCAGAATGGGGCAAAATGCAGGTGGCTCAAATGCTTTGCCACTGTCAGTTTCCTCTAAACCTAGCATTGGGGAATTACAAGATGAAAAAACCAAACCCTGTTATGAAGTTATTGTACCAAAGCTTTAAAAAGAGCATGTACAATGATAAGCTATGGAAACAAGGATTGCCAACACCAAAACCGTTCAAAGTAGAAAATGTAAAAGAGTTTGGTCCAGAAAAAGAAAAATTAGTTTCCCTTGTTAATGAATTTCATCAACAAAAGGACAAAACATCTTGGGAACCGCATCCAGCTTTTGGCGCTTTCACACCAAAACAATGGGGACAGATGCAATACAAACATCTAGATCACCATCTGAGACAATTTGGCGTTTAA